The sequence below is a genomic window from Wyeomyia smithii strain HCP4-BCI-WySm-NY-G18 chromosome 1, ASM2978416v1, whole genome shotgun sequence.
aatagtacgataccacatttaaatcatgttgaggccatatattttgatcaaagcagctatagtgttgaatagtctttaaatttcttttctttacaaaacttttgaacagtaaatcatgagcgggggcctagcgtggttggtaacgtctctgccaaccacgctcgacgcttgggttcgaatcccaccgccgacataggtgtcgatggttgtgaggtggcgtgatccgctcacaaccaacccaactggtctagattcaatcctagccgacaccgggagattttctgaggcgaaaaatctctgggatcacgccttccatcgcatgaggaagtaaagccgttggcgccggtccgttaataaacgggtcgtgagttagggtcctgggtggagtcgcctctccgggcgtcggtgattggcacaacaacagtggcggaactagaccgacggaaaataagcgagaataaaaaaaaaaaaaaaaaaacagtaaatcaaatttttatgaagtttgttatttgttagtttgagagatgactcgttcgtctgacactagttatgttcaaatgagtcgtgtaatacttgagataatagactttcgttgttttacgaattaaaacataacggttgcttaagtttgattacaatcaaaggaaaagggaacgtatggggcagccaaactttgaaaccacgtgttcaatcataattcatcagctaacccttaactatcccgttcattcgataagataatgaagtttagtgattttcacatttcgatacattacagacgaagtcacattccgattacagcaaaattcaatagggtgttatgacgcagctagacctttcatttgatactaattctgtggaaatcgggtcaaccatctctgttTAAGATTCAATGAGTAAGATTTACTGGCAACTCAAACGTGATCCACAATATTTCTCTCTCGCTATAATTTGCGCTTATCGTGCTATCGCGCTTATCAGATTAGGTCAAATAAGGATAGCAATCAACATTCGATCGTGCGAGATCGGGTGCTGAATTCACCACTAGTGGCATATATTACCGTACCCCACTTGTACCAGAGTCAGTTCTTATTCGATCGTTAAGCAATATTACTGATCCGCGCTAAAGAGTCGAGAATAATTAATAAAGAGAAGTCCTTAAGTTACAAATAAAGTGATTTTCTGTGCCGAATTGTGATATACATCTTACTACGGATGTGTCCGAAGACCGCGTTGTGAGTTTAGTGCTCTATCGGTAATCTGAATCACTTAGGCTAGTGGCCTCCAGTGAGACTATCGAAGTGTCAAGGTACGCCCAATCAGGAACatttggtccttcgaaccggattcGTTCCGGATTGCCTGGTTGGACGGACACCTAAGAATTAAGTGAAAGATTTCGAAAGACTCTTCTGAAAGTGAAAAGAGTGAGCGGCACGTGGCCGGTAACAACCCATTGTGCTCGAGCAACAAAAACTATTGTGTGCTGGACATCATTGCATGTGGCTACTTATCGCCATCGCTGTTTGCTGCCCGCGTGGGAAACACGTTTAGATGAAATCGACTGCTGGTGGAGTTGCTGCGTTGTAAGGAGTTACGACTGCTGCTCGTTCGTCAATCAGCTGGGAAGTATTCTGCATGTTATACGGCTATCCATTGCATGAGTTGCCATTAAATGTTGGTTTGGGTTGAGTGGATACTgtgcgaaataaaaattgatattttcaaaCGCATGAGCGTCTTTCTTTCATTGGGATTTTGAAGGTTGGTTTGAGTGTGAGTCCCTTGATTGGCGGATTGTCTGGCTTTGTCGGTTATTTCGAAATTTGTGGGTCCACTGCTGCTGTCAATCCCCCTATTGGTTTCTTGTCAATCGCGAGCGTGAATACCCGGTTATTCGAGACGGTCGAGTCAACCAGCAAATATAAGCTAAAAGTTCTGTTTTTATACTTAATCGAGTGAAAGCAAGTGAAAGTGAACTCTAATAAACTAAACACAGTTTCATTTCTAACATTCGTTTCTTGTGACATTGATCAGCATTACTGCAAACTGGTGATCTAGTGACGTGAAGTGTAAAATGGATGATGTGAAGGAGCTGAAGAAGCAGGAGCGGCAGCTGCGGTCATCCATCAAGGGGATAGCAAAGTTTGCCCAAGCATTCCGCAAGGAATTGCATGAGAAGCAAATTGAGGTTCGATTGGAGACCCTAGAAAATGCAATGCGGAAATTCTATGCTGTCCGTCGCAAGATCGAATTGAGTATCGACGAGGAAAATGCAAAGATAGACACAAAGGAACCTGCTGATCAACGGAATGAGCGCTTGCAAGCGTTGGCAATTCAGCGAGAGGAGGAGTATGAGGAAGCGATTCGACTTGTTGAAGAAGAATACTTAGAAGTCAAGGCCACGCTTATTGCTCTGCGACCCAAGACGGAGGTTCCGTTCAGACGTTCTGTTCCCGAAGCTGAACCTGCTGCAGTTCAACCAGTCATGTCGAAGGTTAAGCTGCCTGATATCAAGCTCCCATCATTCACTGGCAAGACAAAGGATTGGGTCACATTTCGAGACACGTTCCGGAGTTTAATATACAACAATCATCAGCTTGACGATGTCGACAAATTCACTAATTTGCGGTCCTCAGTTGCTTATGACGCGTTTCGAGAAATCAGTTCCATTGAGCTTACCGCTGACAACTACGAAGTGGCTTGGCGACAGTTGGAgaaaaagtttgaaaataaaaagctTATTGTAAAAGCGCACTTGGATGCCATTTTTGCCATTGAACCAATGCGAAAGGAAAATTTGGATGCCCTAAATCACTTGATCAACGAATTTGACAGGAATTTACAGATGCTAACCAAGATTGGAGCAATTCCTGCTGATTGGTCAACAATTCTTGCTCATATGGTTTGCTCGCGTCTAGACATGGTAACCCTGCGTCAATGGGAAACCCACCACAACTCGAGAGAGGTGCCAAAGTATGAAGTCCTTATAGAGTTCCTCCTTGACCAATGTGCAGTTTTGCAATCGATTGTGCCAGTTAATCCAAACATAGACGAGTCACGACGGCCCCGTCTGTCTGCTACACATGCAGCTGTAAAGATGGCCAAAAGATGCGTCTTTTGTGGAGACTCCTACCACTTAGTGTTCCGATGTGATAAATTTAGAGCCATGTCAGTGCCGCAGAGAGTGAAAGATGTCAACGAAAAACGGCTTTGCCGAAATTGCTTAACTCCAGGTCATTTTGCTGAAGGATGTTCCAGAGGTTCCTACAATCGATGCGGCAGACGGCACCATACTCTTCTGCATTACGAAGGCAGGATAAACCTTCTGAAACCGGCAAACAATTCCGCTTCGCAAACGCAATGTAGACAACAGACCATAGGGCCTCAACCAGTACGAACACAGCAGAAACCACAAGGTCAGACACAAAACACAACACCTCAAACACTTTCCCAACAAAAACCTTCAACCTCACTCACGTACAACCCATTACAGACCAACATACGACAGCTACTCTCAAAACCGTCGTTCAATCAGCTCCACGACAAGTACTCATGTCCACAGCGATTGTTCGTGTTGCTGATCAGTTTGGAAACTTCTCGTTTGCTAGAACACTGTTAGATTCGTGTTCAGAACTTTGCTATATGACTAACAGTTTTGCGAAAAGGTTGAAATTCCGAGAGTCACCTACTTTTCTGAAGGTTCAAGGTATTGGTAACGGCAGCATTACGTCAAACAAGTACGTTAATGCCAACATTCAACCGCGCCTACCTTCAATATCGTCATTTGTTGAGAATATACAGTTCTACGTGCTACCACGGATTACAAGAACGCTGCCGATTAGTCCAGTCGAAATCAATTTCAGCCATCTGTCTAGCGACCTTGTACTAGCGGATCCATCGTATGGTAAACCGGGACCGATTGATATGGTAATTGGTGCTGAAGTATATTATGACTTACTCGAAGCAGGCAAAAAGAGGTTAAGCGAAAGTGGCCCAACATTGCAAGAAACTGTTTTTGGGTGGGTTATCTCCGGACGAGTATCTGATCAAGCTCCCAGTCCATTAACGACTACCTACGTTAGTTCCACTGTGGATCTCCAAGAGTTAATCGCTAGGTTAGAGGCCTGCAAGGTCAACAGCACTCACTCACTTGAAGAGACTGCATGCGAAGAACTGTTTGAGCGCACTACCATCCGCGATGCTGAAGGGAAATTTGTagtaacactgccaaaacggaAGTTAGAGATTGTGGAGCTAGGAGAATCGAGAGGCATTGCGCAAAAGCGGTTTGCTAGTTTGGAGAGAAAACTCGACGCTAATCCAGAATTGAAGGCGATGTATGTTGAATTCATCCATGAATACCTGCTGTTGGGACATATGAAAGAAGTGGACGATGAACTATGCCAGGAGCCTGTATACTATTTGCCTCACCATGCAGTAATAAAGCCGGAGAGTACCACGACGAAGCTCCGTGTAGTTTTTGACGGTTCGTGTCGCACGTCAACCGGTGTCTCTTTGAACGATGCGCTGATGGTAGGGCCGGTCGTTCAGGACGACTTGTTCTCGATTATTTCCCGTTTCCGCTTCCATCGCTTCGCTCTCGTTGCCGATGTGGCCAAAATGTACCGAATGGTACGAGTTCAACCGCCAGATCAACATCTACAAAGGATTTTATGGAGAAATTGTACAGATCAACCCTTAAAATCATATCAACTCACCACTGTCACATATGGAACTGCTAGTGCGCCGTATCTCGCTACAAAATGTCTTACGAAGCTGGGAGAACATCGCCAGTCGTCACATCCGCTCGCCTCCCGGGTAATTCGAAAGGACTTTTATGTCGATGACATGCTATCGGGAGCTGACAGTATCAAGGAAGCAAATCAGCTGATTGCAGAGGTGACGGAAGTAACAAATTCTGCTGGGTTCACTCTCAAGAAGTGGAACTCAAATGCTACTAAATTACTGGCGAAACTTCCGAAACACCTACGTGATGATCGATCTGCTCTGGAATTCAACTCCTCTGATTCCACGATTAAGACGTTGGGACTACGATGGGACACGTGTGCGGATAGTTTTTGCTTCACTTTTCCGCAGTGGAGGTCTACCGCATCAGCTATCACCAAGCGAAGTGTTCATTCCGATGCTGCATGCCTATTTGATCCATTAGGACTGGTAGGACCAGTAGTATTGCAGGCGAAGATATTTATTCAGCAATTGTGGCGATTGAAGTGCCATTGGGATGATCCGTTGGATAAGCAGCTTCAGGCAATATGGCGCGAATACAAGCAAAATTTGTTGGCGTTGGAATCTTTATCCGTACCGCGTTGGATCGGTTGCAGCCGTGATTGGGCTCAGATCCAGTTGCATGGTTTCTGCGATGCCCCCGAAGTTGCATGCGGAGCATGTTTGTATATACGGTGCATATCATCAGATGGAACAGTCTCGGTTTGCCTTGTTTTGTCGAAGTCCAGAGTTGCACCACTGGAAAACCTCAAagcaaagaaaaagaaaataagcaTCCCCAGTTTAGAATTATCTTCCGCCCTCCTGCTCAGCCACCTGTACGAGAGGTTTTTACGAATTGCACCAGTTAAAATCTCGTTCTTTTGGACAGACTCCATGATTGTCAAACACTGGCTGGCATCACAGCCTTCCAGATGGCAAATTTTCATTGCGAATCGCGTATCCGAGATTCAACATCTCACTAAAGATGGCGCTTGGAATCATGTACCAGGTATCGAGGACCCAGCAGACTTAATCTCGCGAGGAATGTCACCTGTCCAGTTGCAGTACCAACGGCTTTGGTTTGAGGGCCCGTGTTGGTTGTGTCAAGCTTCAAATTGTTGGCCTCAAGACGTGGAAGGGACCCCTGCAGAGATCGAGCCTGAGCTTCTAGAAGAACGAGCTACGTCCGCATTCCCAACTCAAGTATTTCAACTGAGTGAAATTTTCAGCCTCAGATCGTCGTACACAGAGCTCGTCCGATTGGTAGCGTGGCTATTGCGCTTCAGGCATAATTCTCAAGTCTGTCACCGACAACATAGAAGGTTGGGAAATCTTACGTACGGAGAGATTGAGCAAGCCACACTTGCACTAGTGCGCTTGTCCCAGCAGGAATGTTATTCAGCTGAGCTACGATGCTTGGAAAAGCATGGCCATGTTCAAGAAGGTTCTTCACTTCGAAGCCTGCATCCGCAAATGTCAAATAACAATGTGATGTGTGTCGGCGGGCGATTATCCCACGCGTCCGTTCCAGAGTCTAGAAAGCATCCATTCATCTTACACCACCATCATCCATTAGCTACGTTAGTCATGCGGCACTACCATTTACGTTTGTTTCACGCTGGACAACAATTGTTAGTTGCATCTGTCCGAGAAAGATTTTGGCCAACTGCTATTCACAGCTTAGCCAGGAGAATCATCCATGAGTGTGTCGATTgcttcaagaacaaaccaaggaTCTTAGAACAGCTTATGGCTGATCTCCCACCAGAACGAGTAACACCGTCATCGCCATTCTTAAAAGCTGGAGTAGACTACTGTGGCCCATTCATGATCAGTTATCCTAACCGTCGTGCCAGGCTAGTGAAATGCTATGTGGCAATATTTGTCTGTCTAGCTGTGAAGGCAGTCCATTTAGAACTCGTAACTGACCTGACTACTGAGGCGTTTCTTGCAGCGCTAAAACGGTTTGTCGCTCGACGCAGGAAACCTCAACTTATAATGTGCGACAACGCTACTACGTTTGTTGGTGCCAAGAGAGAGTTGGCCGAGCTTCACCATCTGTTTCGCAGCCAGCAGTTCCAAGATTCAATCGCAAAGCAAGCAGTAAAGGACGATATTGACTTACGGTTCATTCCCCCTCGCTCACCAAACTTTGGTGGACTTTGGGAGGCGCAAAAGAAGTCATTTAAAAATCACTTCAGAAAAACCATCGGACTGAGAACTCTTAACATCGATGAAATGCAAACAGCACTTGCACAGATCGAGGCAGTGTTAAACTCGCGTCCAATGACACCGGTTAGCAGCGATCCTAATGACTTCGAGGCACTGACGCCTGGGCACTTCTTAGTGCATCGTCCACTCACCACAATTCCAGAGCCTGATTTACAAGAAATCCCTATTAACCGACTGTCAATGTGGCAACGAGCCCAGAGTGTAACACAGCAACTGTGGAAAAAATGGAGCACACAGTTTTTATCTGATCTTCACAATCGCACCAAGTGGACTAAAAAACGCGACAATGTAGCAGTAGGAACGATGGTCCTGCTCAAGGATGATAATGCACCACCACTCAAATGGAAGTTAGCACGTGTAACCAAGATCTTCGCCGGTACAGATGGCAACATCAGGGTGGTCACTGTACGTACCAAGGACGGTTGTTTCGACAGGGGAATATCGAAAATTTGCGTCCTCCCAATCCGAGACAACATCCAGCAATCAACAGCAGACGGCCACTAAACCCGCTGCTGCAACGGTGCGGAGGCCTCATCAATGAGCGCCTCCGCAGCCCAGttaagtttttgttttattttatactcaaaaaAGCTCAAAGAATGTTTATACCCCATAGGCCATTCTGCCCGGCATTCCGGGTCAGAATTCATCGTTAGAGTCAATTTCACTCCGCCACCCATGATTCCACCGTCGTTCAAGATACACGTACTAGTCTCGTGTCTGCATGATGCATGTCAGTTATAGTAGAAGTCTACTGGAAGGGTCCAGTGTGTTATGTTTTGGTAGCAAGCATGGATTTCGGCGCGAAGGGCGTCTGCGTTGACCACAAGGGTCACCGCTTGGTTTAAAAAGTCAACTAATCACATCGTATTAGTTTAGAGTTACGCATCACGTTTTTTCTCCTGGAGGGCAACCATGGCATCATCTCCAGCAGGCCTCGATCTGTTCATTGACGTTGGGTCTGAGCAACCTGTCACGTCGATTGGCATCATCGATACCACAGGCAAAGTTCAACAACCACCGCATTCAAGGCACTCTCCTATACATCACACAGGCATCATCATCGCAAATATACAGGCGCCGTTAAAGCCCTGTGTGGTAAGTTGTTCCGGTTTTACAAAAAATCTCGTCTGTATACTATATCCGTTTTAATCCGAGGAAACAACCAACCAATACACACACCTGGCTATCATGCACAACGAGCTACACGACGAAATGAAGTAAGTCATTCATACAGCACGATCCAGTCATCCGAGTTCATCAATTGAAGTCCAGCATAGAAGTACATAACACCACACCAACCACGAAGAGGTTTCATCTAGATTCATCGCAAGCATCACTATCCGAAATCGTTCCCGCTAGAAGGCAACAAATTTCATACCACCCAAAGGAAAAGCTGAAGGCACATCGAGAGGGCTCGGTGTCGACTCCATTGCTTGAGTAACAGAAAACAACAAAGTAGAAATTCAAACCAAACACAAATTGTTCAAATATTATTAGTATCTAAATAGAAGTCAGAAAACTAATTGTAATTTAAAGTAAAAGAGCAAACGTAATTGAAACCCGGCTGGTTTCAAGGCGGCCGGCATGTTTAAGATTCAATGAGTAAGATTTACTGGCAACTCAAACGTGATCCACAATATTTCTCTCTCGCTATAATTTGCTCTTATCGTGCTATCGCGCTTATCAGATTAGGTCAAATAAGGATAGCAATCAACATTCGATCGTGCGAGATCGGGTGCTGAATTCACCACTAGTGGCATATATTGCCGTACCCCACTTGTACCAGAGTCAGTTCTTATTCGATCGTTAAGCAATATGACTGAACCGCGCTAAAGAGTCGAGAATAATTAATAAAGAGAAGTCCTTAAGTTACAAATAAAGTGATTTTATGTGCCGAATTGTGATATACATCTAACTACGGATGTGTCCGAAGACCGCGTTGTGAGTTTAGTGCTCTGTCGGTAATCTGAAGACTTAGGCTAGTGGCCTCCAGTGAGACTATCGAAGTGTCAAGGTACGCCCAATCAGGAACaatctctgaggaaagtgagtgagcccaagttgtcatcagaatatgtttcttttcatagctggatttcacatttgtaaacataacaggaaaagtaataatccgttcgcgaaaaaaatcattaggatcttatggggcaacaagactttccatatgacactgattttatgaaaatcggttcagccatctctgagaaacatgagtgagattaaacagtctccagaacacgtttctttctgtaacttctgaaccatatgttcaatcttcataaaattcaaaagttgagggtttttaggtagcccgttcatttgaaaccaattttgttcgaatcggttgtgtagtttctgagatattgatgtttcgtgatttttacattttgatacataacctctaaactagaaatcagattacaataaaatcaatagggtcttatagggcaactagacctttcatttgcaattgatttcattgaaatcgattcagccatctctgagaaaatcgagtgtgattggaagagcgttacacacacacacacactcatgcagaaaatgctcagctcgtcgaactgagtcgagtggtatacgacattcggcccttttgagcacttttatactttagtttttgcagtaattgctaaacctttctaggagaaaggcaaaaagtgaaatgatagaaatgacttttaatttcaacttcaatcccgagcaaggccgcaaacattcattctgtgccgaacacgcatcagtatcggacgtgtttggtgatcgctccgatagaatataaaaccaaagacgtgtgaacaagtgttggcattgtttgccagatcgagtgaaataaatccgggttcaaggtcgcgcctttgtgcaactgtttcgcatcgtgactgccagctggtgcgtaagccgatttggctgctggctgaattgtgctactgcagtggacgagacacaaaagaggaaaaagaagaagccatcagttgacagttgagttgtatcgctgtgtggagtgatctcacacctggctcgctgctggtggctgtttggtgctgctgtattggtgctgctggctgtaacggctgcaacttcgaacgatcggacaaccaaccttactggaagggagaagtaaagaggtacgtgctcttgtcggcgctagtgcgctagacttagcgggatggatgtagatccctcgcctcccgcgccaccatccccgaacccctctgaccctgacccttctgttaccccctcccctgttcattcttcagtcccccctcaccccaggctttacccagacggagcccagggcagctatactgtctattttcggccaaaggcgggaccgaaatcgaaacagttgaacctcttgcagatttctaaagacctgacgaaggagtacaagggcgtgaccgaaatttccaaggtccggcctaacaagctccgtgtcgtggtcagtaacctgaaagaggccaacgatatagcttgctctgagctcttcacacgcgagtatcgcgtttacatacccgcacgagacgtggagatcgacggtgtcataaccgattcgagtctgtccgtcgagtgtatactgaaaagtgccaaagggtgctttaagaacaaaacctgtcccgatgtaaaggtgctcgactgcaagcaattgcggtcagcatcgatcatcggtggcaaaacagtatacactccgtcagactcgtttcgaaaTACGTTCgtcgggtcagcgctaccaagccacgtctcgatccaccgggttcgtctccttGTGcaattatatgtgcctcgcgtcatgaactgcctgaattgtaagcagttaggccacaccgccgcctactgctgcaataaggcacgttgtggcaagtgtggggagaatcatgcggatgattcctgcagtaaaaatgctgaaaaatgcattcactgtggggagagtcagcataagctctcgacatgtgcggtgtacatgcagcgcagagataaaataaagaggtctctcaaagagcgttcgaagcgttcttacgctgagatgctgaagaagaccgttaccacttctcccattacatcaaacccctttgatctgttgtcctctgatgaaaccgattctgacgattcaccagcgggaatatcttacgccaatcctggggagtctagaaagaggaaaaatatttcctcttctaaacttcccagaaaaggtcctaagatttctcaaagtgaaatgaaagttacaaacaaaccaaacagtgctgaggaaaaaccgaagcaaactcctcctgggcttgcaaatttaaagtcccagaaggaattcccagcactgccaggaacatctaaaaccccagttgttccttttgcactcccagttgatgaaacaaactctggattagtgaaattttctgacattgtggactggatttttgaaaatttcaatgtacccgatccaattaaaatttttcttacagcattcctcccaacagttagatcatttttgaagcagttgactgcccaatggcccctccttgcagcgattgtattctTCGATGCCGAATttaactgcgtatatgaaggattctatctctgtcttacagtggaattgtagaagtattttaccaaaaattgattcgtttaatgttttgataaataaaaacaaatgcgatgcattttccctttgtgaaacctggcttacttcaaatattgatctcaactttcatgattttaatattattcgccttgatcgagacaccccatatggaggagtacttttagaaattaaaaaagcgcttttctttctatcgtattaacctcccctcgattccaggcatcgaagttgtcgcatgtcaaatgacaatacaaggtaaagagctttgtattgcctcaatatatattcctcccagagcacaggttgggcaacggctgctctttgatttaatagaacttcttcactcgccacgtttgattttgggagacttcaactctcatggcgtggcttggggttccccgtacaatgataaccgctcctctttaatgtataacctttgcgatgacttcgacatgactattttaaacaacggcgaaatgacacgtatcccgaaacctccagcgcgcccaagcgctttggatctatccttatgttcgacgtcgctacggttggattgcacatggaaggtaatcctcgatcctcacggtagcgaccatttgcttattattatttcaaataataacgggtcaactcgcatgcgaccagttgacattccgtatgacctcacacggaatgtcgattggaagttatacgaggaaatgatttcaaaagcggtcgattcgattcaacatcatccaccacttgaagaatacaacctcctcgcgggcttgattctcgacgccgcgttgcaagcccaaacgaagaaatatcccggcgtaacgattaaagaacggcctcccactccgtggtgggaccaagagtgctccgatgtctacacgcaaagatccgacgcgtttttggcctaccagaagggaggtatacctggcgactatttacggtattcggagcttgataccaagctaaaaagtttggctaaagcaaagaaacgcggatattggcgtcggttcgtgaacgagacgtcgagggagacatcgatgagcactctttggaacacagcccgaagaatgcggaatcgcgtaacggtcaacgaaagcgagaagtcttcaagtaggtggatatttgattttgccaggaaagtatgtccggactctgttcctgagcaaaatattgtttgcgatgcgtctccgggccacgacgcgatagaatcaccttttacgatggcagaatttttagttgccctcctgtcctgtaacaataacgcgcctgggttagatagaatcaaattcaacttgttgaagaatctacccggcaatgccaagaggcgcttgttgaacttgttcaataagttcctggagcaaaacattgtaccgcaggattggaggcaagtgaaggtgatcgccatccaaaaaccagggaaaccagcttctgatcacaactcttatacgccgattgcaatgctatcctgtatccggaaattgatggaaaaaatgatactccgtcgtttagaccactgggtcgaatcaaatggtttactatcagatactcaatttggcttccgccgtgccagaGAGACGTTgctgcgttgctttcaacagatattcagctggcgtatgctcgcaaagaacaaatggcgtctgcgttcttggacgtTAAGGggacttttgattccgtttctattgacattctttcgggtaaacttcaccgacaaggattttctccaattttaaacatttttttgcacaatttgttgtccgaaaagcacatgcatttcacgcacggcgatttggcaacttttcgcattagctacatgggttttccccagggctcatgtttaagcccccttctttacaacttttatgtaaatgacatcgacgaatgtctggcaaattcatgcacgataagacaacttgcagacgacagtgtaatctctgttacaggag
It includes:
- the LOC129717176 gene encoding uncharacterized protein LOC129717176, giving the protein MDDVKELKKQERQLRSSIKGIAKFAQAFRKELHEKQIEVRLETLENAMRKFYAVRRKIELSIDEENAKIDTKEPADQRNERLQALAIQREEEYEEAIRLVEEEYLEVKATLIALRPKTEVPFRRSVPEAEPAAVQPVMSKVKLPDIKLPSFTGKTKDWVTFRDTFRSLIYNNHQLDDVDKFTNLRSSVAYDAFREISSIELTADNYEVAWRQLEKKFENKKLIVKAHLDAIFAIEPMRKENLDALNHLINEFDRNLQMLTKIGAIPADWSTILAHMVCSRLDMVTLRQWETHHNSREVPKYEVLIEFLLDQCAVLQSIVPVNPNIDESRRPRLSATHAAVKMAKRCVFCGDSYHLVFRCDKFRAMSVPQRVKDVNEKRLCRNCLTPGHFAEGCSRGSYNRCGRRHHTLLHYEGRINLLKPANNSASQTQCRQQTIGPQPVRTQQKPQGQTQNTTPQTLSQQKPSTSLTYNPLQTNIRQLLSKPSFNQLHDKYSCPQRLFVLLISLETSRLLEHC
- the LOC129717177 gene encoding uncharacterized protein LOC129717177 produces the protein MTNSFAKRLKFRESPTFLKVQGIGNGSITSNKYVNANIQPRLPSISSFVENIQFYVLPRITRTLPISPVEINFSHLSSDLVLADPSYGKPGPIDMVIGAEVYYDLLEAGKKRLSESGPTLQETVFGWVISGRVSDQAPSPLTTTYVSSTVDLQELIARLEACKVNSTHSLEETACEELFERTTIRDAEGKFVVTLPKRKLEIVELGESRGIAQKRFASLERKLDANPELKAMYVEFIHEYLLLGHMKEVDDELCQEPVYYLPHHAVIKPESTTTKLRVVFDGSCRTSTGVSLNDALMVGPVVQDDLFSIISRFRFHRFALVADVAKMYRMVRVQPPDQHLQRILWRNCTDQPLKSYQLTTVTYGTASAPYLATKCLTKLGEHRQSSHPLASRVIRKDFYVDDMLSGADSIKEANQLIAEVTEVTNSAGFTLKKWNSNATKLLAKLPKHLRDDRSALEFNSSDSTIKTLGLRWDTCADSFCFTFPQWRSTASAITKRSVHSDAACLFDPLGLVGPVVLQAKIFIQQLWRLKCHWDDPLDKQLQAIWREYKQNLLALESLSVPRWIGCSRDWAQIQLHGFCDAPEVACGACLYIRCISSDGTVSVCLVLSKSRVAPLENLKAKKKKISIPSLELSSALLLSHLYERFLRIAPVKISFFWTDSMIVKHWLASQPSRWQIFIANRVSEIQHLTKDGAWNHVPGIEDPADLISRGMSPVQLQYQRLWFEGPCWLCQASNCWPQDVEGTPAEIEPELLEERATSAFPTQVFQLSEIFSLRSSYTELVRLVAWLLRFRHNSQVCHRQHRRLGNLTYGEIEQATLALVRLSQQECYSAELRCLEKHGHVQEGSSLRSLHPQMSNNNVMCVGGRLSHASVPESRKHPFILHHHHPLATLVMRHYHLRLFHAGQQLLVASVRERFWPTAIHSLARRIIHECVDCFKNKPRILEQLMADLPPERVTPSSPFLKAGVDYCGPFMISYPNRRARLVKCYVAIFVCLAVKAVHLELVTDLTTEAFLAALKRFVARRRKPQLIMCDNATTFVGAKRELAELHHLFRSQQFQDSIAKQAVKDDIDLRFIPPRSPNFGGLWEAQKKSFKNHFRKTIGLRTLNIDEMQTALAQIEAVLNSRPMTPVSSDPNDFEALTPGHFLVHRPLTTIPEPDLQEIPINRLSMWQRAQSVTQQLWKKWSTQFLSDLHNRTKWTKKRDNVAVGTMVLLKDDNAPPLKWKLARVTKIFAGTDGNIRVVTVRTKDGCFDRGISKICVLPIRDNIQQSTADGH